From a single Capsicum annuum cultivar UCD-10X-F1 unplaced genomic scaffold, UCD10Xv1.1 ctg81722, whole genome shotgun sequence genomic region:
- the LOC107871015 gene encoding uncharacterized protein LOC107871015: MADKPSRGLVLYGDGLARSIDPSHTHLHSFASRACCGFLALPHSPPSETEDARIVREFAELVDASEAYLALNGEESSDTQPEEKHVAATISERFMGMKAAVITENLRLKSFCHKLGFTVLELNEVISSINNQVDSSVLASELFKLMGFQEGKILESNQFDLVILHVGAGQTTNCLKDLDHVNRLVGNLVQMAHPGMEVGSRLHMSVLLGYGAVREADDSAFSIPDSRQENNSKLSLIFPRQSYTMKEAKPRPNVRQHCPMLVAQWQNAVTRKDMAEAYSYKDFKEHGANLVIPTDRFLHEVAFKLWKAPKYGA; the protein is encoded by the exons ATGGCAGATAAGCCTAGCAGAGGACTTGTATTATATGGTGATGGGTTAGCCCGATCCATTGACCCGTCTCATACCCACCTCCATTCTTTTGCTTCTCGAGCTTGTTGTGGCTTCTTGGCTCTTCCTCACTCTCCTCCTTCag AAACTGAGGATGCAAGAATAGTCAGAGAATTTGCTGAGCTAGTGGATGCAAGTGAAGCTTATCTTGCCCTG AACGGGGAAGAATCTTCTGACACTCAACCTGAGGAGAAGCATGTAGCAGCAACCATATCAGAGAG GTTTATGGGGATGAAAGCTGCTGTCATCACTGAGAATTTAAGACTGAAGAGTTTCTGTCATAAGCTTGGCTTCACTGTCTTAGAGCTCAATGAGGTGATTAGTAGCATTAACAACCAGGTTGATTCATCCGTCTTAGCTTCTGAATTGTTCAAGTTGATGGGTTTTCAAGAAGGGAAGATCTTAGAGTCaaaccaatttgatttggttaTTCTTCACGTTGGAGCTGGTCAAACGACAAATTGCCTCAAAGACTTGGATCATGTCAATCGGTTGGTTGGTAATTTGGTGCAAATGGCACATCCTGGAATGGAAGTAGGTTCTAGGTTGCACATGTCGGTTCTGTTGGGCTATGGTGCTGTTCGTGAGGCTGATGATTCCGCATTTTCTATTCCTGACAGTAGACAAGAGAATAACTCTAAactttctcttattttccctcGTCAAAGTTATACAATGAAAGAAGCAAAGCCACGACCAAATGTTAG GCAGCATTGCCCCATGTTAGTGGCCCAGTGGCAGAATGCTGTGACTCGGAAGGATATGGCAGAAGCATATTCATACAAGGATTTCAAAGAG CACGGCGCAAACCTTGTAATTCCAACAGATAGATTTCTACATGAAGTGGCATTTAAGCTTTGGAAGGCTCCAAAATATGGAGCATGA